From a region of the Primulina eburnea isolate SZY01 chromosome 7, ASM2296580v1, whole genome shotgun sequence genome:
- the LOC140835776 gene encoding uncharacterized protein, whose protein sequence is MSGPISGLTPKDRQIVEFMCNGTFEDKDPNETIEYLDSLAENAQNWDTIGTIEPSNKIQSPTSGGVSKGQILNHFLKITIQVGEIIQILVGGIEKGKFPSQPLPNPKDHHSQTGTSGTQPMDQVKSVITLRSGKVVEKSILEPCEDDGRPFLATSNALINCRNGIMKLSFGNMTLELNVFNLCKQPHDKGDESEDENLIETLVEENIQEGSTLNFLVTGKMPPQWSSQDKRKFLNEVKNFYWDDPYLFKYCPDQIFRRCIPDNEVSSVIKFCHSEACGGHFSSKKTAAKILQCGFYWPTLFKDTHEICKICENCQKLGAISKRNMMPLNPIIEIEIFECWGIDFMGPFPQSFGYFYILVAADYVSKWIEAIPCRTNDHKIVIKFLKENIFSRFGIPRAMISDGGTHFVNKPFASLMKKYGITHKVTTPYHPQTNGQVELANREIKQILEKTVSLIYLFPG, encoded by the exons gcttaacacctaaagataggcaaattgttgaatttatgtgtaatggaacatttgaagataaagatccaaacgagacaattgagtatctcgattcattagctgaaaatgctcaaaattgggacactataggtacaatcgaaccctcaaacaagattcaatctcctacatctggtggag tttcaaaaggccaaattttgaaccattttctcaaaattacaatccaggttggcgaaatcatccaaattttagttggaggaat tgaaaaaggtaaatttccttcacaacctctgcctaatcccaaggatcatcattcacaaactggaacttctggaactcaaccgatggatcaggtaaaatctgttattacccttcgaagtggtaaggttgtggaaaaatccattcttgaaccttgtgaagatgat ggtcgtccatttttagcaacttctaatgctcttataaattgcaggaatggaataatgaagttgtcatttggtaacatgaccttggagcttaatgtgtttaatctttgtaagcaaccacatgacaaaggagatgaaagtgaagatgaaaatcttattgaaactcttgtggaagaaaacattcaagaagggagtactc taaattttcttgtgacaggaaaaatgccaccgcaatggagttcccaagacaaaagaaaatttttgaatgaggtaaaaaacttttattgggatgatccgtatctgttcaagtactgtccagatcaaatttttcggcgttgcatacccgacaatgaggtaagtagtgtcattaaattttgtcattcagaagcatgcggaggacatttttcttcaaagaaaacggctgcaaaaatcttgcagtgtggattttattggcccactttgtttaaagacactcacgaaatctgcaagatctgtgaaaattgtcaaaaattgggtgcgatttcaaaaagaaacatgatgcctttgaatcctatcattgaaattgaaatctttgaatgttggggaattgattttatgggaccttttccacagtcgtttggatacttttatattttagttgcagctgattatgtttccaaatggatagaggcaattccatgtcgaacaaatgatcataaaatcgtcatcaaatttttaaaagaaaatatctttagtagatttggaattcctcgagccatgataagtgatggaggaactcactttgttaataaaccatttgcttcattaatgaaaaaatatggtattactcataaagtaactactccttatcatcctcaaacaaatggacaagttgaattagctaatagggagataaagcaaattttggaaaaaact gtttctttAATCTATttatttcccggttaa